The sequence below is a genomic window from Humulus lupulus chromosome 3, drHumLupu1.1, whole genome shotgun sequence.
aaaagttattaATTTAGAAGTCATTTTGAGAGAAGCTGGGAGAACCTAGTTTCTCCCAAAATGACTTTTAACAAGTTATTttctaaattaaaatattttttttaattcctaATTTACTCataaaagatatttttttattaatatttaaatacTTAAAAAGAAACTTTTCataaaaagaaatatatttatgtaatagtatcaaaatagaaaaaataagttacaatttttacttattttatatttttagttataAGTAAAAGTAAAAGTTTAACCAAACGGGACCAATGAGTTCGTATCTACCCATTTCCTCATAATTGGTTCAACTTaaaaattattctaaaaaaaaaaagtcaattataaatatattttaaaatgatatgaaatagttttaaagtaattttttttaaaataacaaaataaaattaagatacaTGTTTAGATAGAAAATTTACCAACTTTCAAAATCCAAATgatctaaaaacataaaatagtaAAAGGTGTCAGCCATATGGAGTCCAAACTTGACACCACCAAGAAGCTCAACCATCACCACTGAGAAAAATCATGGAATTTTAATTGTCCAAGCGACCACTAGCAAACCATCAATTAAAAAAAAGTCATAATCATTAATTCATAaatgtaaaaatatttttatataggGTGAAAGAAGACACAAACATAAATTATACATTATACTGTATAATTAAATTTAATCTTATTGTTGTGCATAGTGTTAACACAAGCAAAATaaagacattgaatgtagtctAAATCTGTAATCCTTTGCTCGGGTGGTACATCTTATGGATAAAGAATAGCGAGCACAACTATTAAAATTATGAAAGAAAGTCTAATTCGAGCATTGTAACGAGTTCGAATGTGTTATAATATCCACAATCATACATTCATTTTGCTCCGAGCAAGTACGAGAGAAAGCACGTGATGGAATGTACAACGAATTTGTACCTAAAAAGACAGATGCATACCTAAAAAGGCAGATGAGACTGATATTTAGAATCGATCAAATTAGAAGCTCGATCAGCTCGATCGGACTGATAATTGAATAAAGaataattattcaattatattaaaataagatatataatatattatatttatttgtaaataattagTTTCTTCTttactttaatttaataataaataaaattgtaatagAGTGGGAAACAATCCATTCTTTTAGGAAAAAAGTTGATTATGGATTTATCACTACAAATAATGCAATGATGTAAAAGGCACAGCCATTTTTCTCTTGTAAGTATAAACTCGGTTGAAATCACAACTGAAATGATATATCTTCACCTTTACTTGAGCCAAATCACTTCAAAGCATTGTATCCCTTCTTTAATATCTTTTGATTCGTTATGTAACAGATAATGACTAATGACAATTCATAGTTTATGTGTCGTGTGTCCCTATTTGTATAGGGAAATTTCAATTTATATGCTTGATAAacgttataattacaaaaaaatactaggcatattaaaaattacaaaataatgctatATTTTGGCACTTTACTCAAAATGTTCTTTCCACTTCTTCGAcctggttcgatggtgctcgatgccagctcgatgagaccttcaaaatcatgaattttcatgaaaaatgactttgctcgatagtggttcgatggtagtttgatggtgctcgataccagctcgatgagaccttcaaaatcatgatttttcatgaaaaaatgactttgctcgatggtggttcgatggtagttcgatagtggctcgatggtgctcaatgccagcttgatgagaccttcaaaatcatgatttttcatgaaaaaatgacttagctcgatggtggttcgatggtagctcgataatggctcgatagtgctcgatggtgctcgatgcaattcttgtaagagacataatttttcattcgggtgtccgtttggggtgatttttttttttttttgtattttttcaagatttacacgtttggcatgttaatatgcacatttgggaagtttaaaacttaaaaatataccaaaagatgtcttaaacatgaggcaTGTTtgtacttttgtattttttacaagtgttacacttcaaaaatgtgcatattaacatgtccaacgtgtagatcttgaaaaaatacccaaaataataaaaaaaaatcaccacaaacggacacccgagtgaaaaattatgtctcttacaagaattgcatcgagcaccatcgagcaccatcgaaccactatcgaactaccatcgaaccaccatcgagctaagttattttttcatgaaaaatcatgattttgaaggtctcatcgagctggcttCGAGCACCGTCGAGCCACTATCGAactaccatcgagcaaagtcattttttcatgaaaaatcatgattttgaaggtctcatcgagctggtatcgagcactatcgaaccaccatcgaactaccatcgaaccaccttcgagcaaagtcatttttcatgaaaaatcatgattttgaaggtctcatcgagctggcatcgagcaccatcgaaccaccatcgagcaaggtcGAAGAAGTGGAAAGGGCATTTTGGGTAAAATGCCAAAATatagcattattttgtaattttaaatatGCCTgtcatttttttgtaattataactttTATCAAGCATATAAATTGAAATTTCCCTTTGTATATTTGATGGCCCaaagttattaaaataaaaactataattTTACTGCTAGTTAACTTCTTTAGTTTTTTCATATGAAAGTTGGTTTGGTGCATTCATATTATCAAGTTCAAGACTTTAATTCTGTAGCGCCCCACGTCTAAGGATGCACATTTTTCCCATGGGGACGGGGACCTGCCCTTAATTGGGCCGGGAAATCTCCGCCTAAATAGGGAACAGGGCGGGGGCAAGAATAATTTTCAATCATCGAATGTTAACTGGGGTCGGGACGGTGATAGCACACCCCACCCCGACGGGGCTCCGTTgaagtttttatatattttatatatttctttatgtgttattgtagtatagtagtaacttttttaatattttaaataataaataatgtgaaatattttaatttacatataacttattaattttattttaaaatttattttttaaataattgagTTCCTTGTGGGGATTCTCCGCCCCAATAGGGGATTCCCACCCCGACCCCGACAAGGAATAAGCGGGGATGGGGACGGGGGGAACACTTTTCGCCAATTCCCCGCCCTGTGTGCATCCATGTTACTATGACTGCTTcatggaatgacgactagccctgcaAACTAACACGAATATTTTCAGCttgttttgtcctcactcgcacgcttcctaggaaactTCCCAGGAAGTCATCCATCATGAGATTAACTCCagatcaagcacgcttaactttggagttctcaagtgatgagctaccgaaaagaagatacatcttgttggcatatgtagtactcatcaatccatttaagtcatattcaactatgtagtctcataccccaggcgatgtgggactGCACAGCTTTTCcctggtctttccccctgcggattaCGGGATTCTGACGGTTACAAATTCAATTGCAATTAGGGTGAAAACAAATTAACAAATTCAAGAAAaatacatcatttttttttacatgatTTCGGTTATAAATGCATACTCTATACCATCGAAGAgataatttattataataatcaAAGAATACAAAAACATAGAACACGATCAACTTTATTTTTACGAAGGACAAATAACTTTCTTGTCccctcatttttacactaagttgTTATTTACTCCATATGATTCGTCTTTATGTCAATTTTCCCAATAATGACATAAATAAGTGTGTATTTCGTTTTGTTACATTTAAAtgtttatataaaattaataaaatctaatttacaaatgattaaaatattaattaaaacaagaataactaaaaatttatttttttaaaaattaagaatttaatatttttttaagatgattttttttagaaaaaaaatatttaagattaatttttaaaatttaaaaactcCTCTTAAAATTCTTAGATTTTTAAAGAAGAATTTTTaattctttttgttttatttagcaTTTCAATAATTTGTTAATtagattttagtaattttttgaggtaaataaattattttatttaatttttgccaaCAAAATTTTTATTTGACCATTCAACAAAACGAACTACATAGGTATTTATATCACAAATTTTCCAAAAACAAATTTTTTCGTCAATCGTGGGCGACCATGTGCCGTTTGACATACTTAACAACCTCGAGACCAATGTTCACACTAAAAGAGTAACAATAGGTATTGTTATTGCCAAACAAACTTCATAGGTATTTATACTGCCAAAACAAACTTCATAAGCATTTATGCCTCaaatttcttttttttatatgtttatttCTATTTTATATGTGTATcactaaaaatttataaatagtaTATTCAATAAATAGTTATTTGTTTTTACCCTATTTACATAATAAGTAGTATATTTAGTTTTAGAATAGAAAACAGGATAAATTAGAACCACATATTGTTAAATTACGAGACAAATGGACATAAATACAAATTATACAAAAGGAAAATGACAATTTCTAGGACAAAAATGTTATTTTATCTTTTTAcaaattgtaaaaaaaatggtaggtaatcatttggtacttgtatttttgtaaagTGTCATTTTGGTACTATGTGTtcacaataatgctcatttgatactttatattttaaaatcgtaaATATTTTGTatcttaaatttaaatttaattgataaattttgttaatttaatcaaactgctctcAATTATATAAGGTGCAAATTCAAATGTAATTACTTAATTACGTATAACTGATGACAATTCGGTCAAATTGATAAAACTTTATTGATCAAATCTAAGTCTAtgttatcaaatatatatatgattttaaaatatatggtgtcaaatgagcattattgaaaaaaaatgtaacaaaataatactttacaaaaacaccgaatattaaatgaataaattCTCTGGTAAAATCCCATCTTACTATAGTAATTTCTTTTTGCTTCTTTGAGCGATGTCGTTGAAATCTATTCACCTTTTAACAACTTTTATTATTGCATGATATGATCAAAGTTGTCAGAATATGTTAtctaagttaaaaaaaaaatattaaccaTAAATTACTTTTACCCAAATTATTGTTTGGAAGGACATTTagaattaattcaattattttggTTGCTATTCTTAATTCTTATCCAAGTGGTGTGACCATCATGTTCATCGACACCCCCAACTTGCCAATGAGCTCCCAAACAAATGCGcaatcaattacccataacttTCCTACTTTTATTTCTTCCAATTTCCCTTTCTTAGAAAAGTCCACCTCACCTCACCTCCCTTTGTCAAATCCACCCTCAATTAAATctagttaattttttatttttaattttttaccgAAAACACCCTCGTACCCACCTAGAATCTCATTTTCCCACCAAACAAACACACCAATAATCCCTCCCTCTCTATGTATTTCTCTGTCAGCCGAGCCGAGCCGAGCCGAACTCtttaaacaaaacaagaaaaaaaagaaaagaaagaaaaggccGTGATTGACTAAGCAGCGTGGGGCCCTCAACTGACCGGACTTGAAAGaaggattcaaattgattaataaaataaatggaaAAGCGGACACGAAATTAAggaaatagattttttttttttttataatttaaaaaattgaaatttgaAATAGGCAAGACATAAGTATTCGACCTCCACGCCACGCGCCTGCGTCACCATCATTACTCACATGGTCACATTCTCTTTCTATTGTCCCCTTATATAAACCAATTCTCTCTCACCACTTTGCCGCACTACCCCTTAAACGAAATTATCTCCCAACTCAAAGAAACAACTCCACCCGTGGCAGTTTCGTAATTTCGTTTACTTGAAATATtaacaaacaacaacaaaaaaaaccatGGATAGCCAATCCTTAAAGAAGCGATTCCGAGATGACTCGGCCGCCTCGGACCTCGACTCGGTCGAGGTGAAGAAACTCAGAGAAGACCTTCTCGGTTTCCTTGACGACTCCGACCCTGACCCTTCGACTCAAGACCTCGCCTCCGTTATGAAAAGCTTGGAGGAAGAGATTTCCGCACCTTCTTGTTCCGCCAACCCGGCTCCGGCGCCGGTTGTCGATCTGACGTCAGAATCTGGGGAGTCTCAGCCGGATCTCGGTTACCTTTTAGAAGCCTCCGACGATGAGCTTGGTTTACCGCCTTCTAATTCTAACGAGGAAGTATTGAAAGAAGAGACTGAGTTGAACCGAGTCGCGTCGGATTCCTCTGGAATCGGTGAGTTTTGGGGTTTTGACGACCAGGTTCCGAGTTATGGTTCGTTCGGGTTTGGAACCGGAGACAACTTTAACGAAAGTAACGAGTACTTGCCCTTTGATGGGCTTTTTGGGTATTCCGATGTTTACTTTGATTCGTCTGATTTCTCCGATTTGTCATGGCGGTCGGAAACCATGCCGGCTCAATAGCACATgattaaaaagaaaaggaaaaaggaCAACGTTTGTGTGTTCTTTTTTTTGGTCGGACGGAACATGAAACGACGCcgatttgtaaattttttttagaaatatatTTTAAAGACATGGAAAAGAAAAACCAGACATGTAGGGATTAGAATGATATTAAAATATGGCTTAACACGTGAGAAGTTCTGTTCGTTCTTTATTGTcatgaaattattattattattattactattattattacttagggaatataaaattattttattttatattatattatactaaaAATCTCGTCAAAGTTTGGAATGAGAGCTATATTCGATATAATATAGTGATAatgttattttattaataatattttatagcttaatcttctaatttttatttttggaataAACGCAAAGTCTGAACATAATGTGGTCTTCAACAGACAACGGTTCAATATTTGATACTGCCTGGATTTTAAAAATTCCATCTAATTTAATTCCAAAAAATGTGTGGATTTTAAGATTTATTTTGGACctattagaaaaagaaaaaaaaaatcgtaTAATAAATTAACAATTGATTTGAGAATTGCTGTGGGCAATGTTCAACACAATATAGTGTGGGTAATGTTTGAGACTTCATGATTCAGTAGTGATATTTCATAGTATTTATGAAATTTAAATAAATGAGATTCATtattgatattttataatatttataaaatttaaatgattGTAAGTTGATATTAAATTGCACTGGTACTATTATCTATATGTGGTGTTGGCAGCGATTcccaaaataaaatatctttcaaATAAAGACAACAATACTATAAACGGATTCTTTCGTAAATATtcattttttatgaattttttatatttttactgtgcttaattttatttacatttttactagcttaagttttcaaaaataccatttacACTAAACATCAGCTCACAAAATATAAcgttaaaaaaataacaaaaaagcaACACGACAACAACTTCATAACAATATAGTGCAACTCATTACAACTATAAAAAAAACATCAAAAAATGtattcttatattttttttaaaagcaaCACGCTGCaacataatattaaaaaaataacttaaatgcAAGACAATTAGACATCAATTTATTGTAttaactcaaaataaactaaaaaaaacaaaCTCAAAACAAATTTTCTCTAcatttttaaatgaataaaaaatatatctcagaacaactaaaaatatatccaaaataaactataaaaaaaaataaataaattggaaaacaactaaacattaacccACTACAAACTAATGCTTTAAAAAcccaactaaaaaacaacaattggACAACAACTATAACTCAACGCACTGCATACtaacatgttattttaaaaaaaacaattaaaatatatctTAAAACAACTAAACAGTAATTATATATCAACACAACAATAGAACaattatatataaacttaaacaactaaaaacaataatatatgaacttaaacaactaaaaaaacaaatatacataaaTCTAAACAGCACAAAAACAACTGAACATACTtagaaaaaattatcaaaaatttactcaatttgaaatcaactagacatcaacaaaaaatataagaaaactaaatatatatatatataatcaatttgcacaacaacaataaaaaataaaaaaacaacttAAATGCAACATGACAACAACCTCACaacaacaaatattgaaaatgatttaaaattacTACTTTGTACGTATAATAactaaaaagaaactaaaaaaaaaagataaaaaacacaatttaattaaatttaaaacaaaaaataaactcaatatATACGTAGTCAAAAACTAGTTCGAGAAGATAAATCATGATGATGAGCTACAGCTCGAGTAACACGTGACGGTTTAAGGTATATctaaaataaacttaaaatataCCAAATTTATACTGAAAATAAATTATACTAATTTCCTTATATATTAACAAAatgattatattttatttttattaacatATGTGTCAAATTTTGAAAGGCATTACATAGGAGCTACACATTTAATTTGATTTGGTGGCAAAAGTTTTTGATTTTTTACAATGTTCCTATAATATCTCTATCAAAAGTTTTGGTGGTTAAAGTTTTTGTCGTTACATTTAGTTGCATTTACTAGTCATGAGTCCTGACCATTAAATGTTGATTCAATGCACACTTAGCTAaatttactaattggtttatttgatataaatttaaaaataatttgttgtaGTTCATATGAAAATATTCTATTGGcccaaaataatttataatttaaaaattaattaaaattaaaaataagtttacaaaattaaattaaaaattgaaaaacacaaaataaaaaaataaaaataaaaaagaagaaattgaattatgtttaccctaaaaaataaTTACTTGCTGACGAGGCaaaattagtatgcatgtgggtTGCACGTGACTACTTAGTGATTACATCCAGGTCGACCAGCGACCATAAAAGAAGTTGTACGATGGATTTAAGAAAGATAATCGTACGACAGAAGATGTGTTGCATATGTGACTAGGACTGGTCGCAGTAACGAAGCCAGAGTTCAAATACAATTATAAGtaagatatttctaagatatttgaccctatttttatgtaaatattatgatttttattattatttgaatatgtttGAATCAAAATGTTGAGACGGCCCATCGGTCTATATGTATATCattgagtctataaataagactcaaggaCTCATTGAAAGGGAAATAATTGGTATTCAGAGAGAATCAGTGTTTTCAATACACAAACTTTTGTATCATTTTTTGAAGCTTGCGAAACTCACTAAACCCTAGTTTGATGATCCCAGGTTTcataatacataaataaaaacactaagtgaaagtaggttattaccaatatctggggccgaaccactataattcctggtgtcgtttagttcttgcatttAGCTTACAAATTTTTATTGTTTtggtgactccgtgtcgttggctaaatcatcagtcaacaaattacattaaaaattaaactaaattaatttataaaaaaaaagtaaatttaaattaaaataaaataaattaatcttAAATTTCCAAAaggatgaaaaataagaagagaaagagttttattttagttttaaatttttaataaattagacaaatttaattttttattatattttaagtatatatgttttatgttttacttttatttttaaataattcttATAAATATAATAATGTATTTTATGTATAATTTATAACTAATTTTAAGCTAATAAAACATTTGCAGGTGGATTGCTAGTAAGATTTAATAGTCAAGTATCAAACCCTTGCTCTACTTGAGTCCGTAATTAcaagctatgcaagttcaaagccagaaactcaaaaattcaagACCTCAAAGCCAGAAATTGTTACCTTAAATGGGGAAATTTGACCTTAGGCTATCTCTATGCCCTTCTAGCAtttagctcctcaattcttcaagctcaattcccctatcttccatccaaaactcaagcttagaaatcaCCTCAACAAAATCCAGAAAAACTCATCAGAATTCTTTTGACCTGACCTTAATTGAGCTTAATTCTAGTAGAACTTCCTAGCTTCACCTAAGGATCCAAGTGCTAAGCCTTAGCCTAAGCCTCCTCTGAATTACAGCTCCAAAACtcctcaagaaatggtgaaggatggcctaaaccgagagagagaaagagcccttgttttccttcttcctttccttcttcttttctttctttcaccttcCACTATGTTCTACAAATCCCACAAAGTGAAAAAAAGTCAGACTAATACTTATCtctttttaaaccaaatgacatattttccctcccattaaatcctaagcctttaaacataccaagggcgttttggtcatttgctcccaattcccgctaattccgtGAGTGTCCCAAATAATTACTGCTTAAACCCCCACATCTAACTAGCCaacaattattttcctcaatgtcaaatagtctccaatatatttcccagattccagaaatacccctaggctcccccgagccgggtattcccaccgtgacttttttgctaaaccactcactaggatcacctcaagtcaca
It includes:
- the LOC133821963 gene encoding uncharacterized protein LOC133821963; translation: MDSQSLKKRFRDDSAASDLDSVEVKKLREDLLGFLDDSDPDPSTQDLASVMKSLEEEISAPSCSANPAPAPVVDLTSESGESQPDLGYLLEASDDELGLPPSNSNEEVLKEETELNRVASDSSGIGEFWGFDDQVPSYGSFGFGTGDNFNESNEYLPFDGLFGYSDVYFDSSDFSDLSWRSETMPAQ